The Treponema pectinovorum genome includes a window with the following:
- the pta gene encoding phosphate acetyltransferase, producing MDFVKSLREKAKKAGKTIVLCEGEDKRVVEAASVAVKEGIAKIILLGNKDEILKFGFDMSGVQIVDPTTDSNADKYAEILYKAREGKINKKTGEPEYADIPAAKKAALKDYTMYGALILKAGDADGFVSGACHSTANTLRPGLQVIKTSAGVKTVSSCFIMVAPEGSNKYIPDGICVFGDCAINIDPSAEELSDIAIATAETAKKIAGINPKIAMLSFSTKGSGNDSKGLNTVGKVVEATNLAKSKAPELALDGEFQFDAAIAPEVGELKAPGSQVAGHANTFIFPNINAGNIGYKIAARMGGWKAIGPVCQGFAKPLNDLSRGCNVEEIVDTVAVTALQA from the coding sequence AGCGTTGCGGTAAAAGAAGGAATCGCAAAAATCATCCTTCTTGGAAATAAAGACGAAATTTTAAAATTTGGATTTGATATGTCTGGTGTACAGATTGTTGATCCTACAACAGATTCAAATGCAGACAAATACGCAGAAATTCTTTACAAAGCACGAGAAGGAAAAATCAATAAAAAAACAGGCGAACCAGAATATGCAGACATTCCTGCTGCAAAAAAAGCAGCGCTCAAAGATTACACAATGTACGGTGCGCTTATTTTAAAAGCGGGCGATGCAGACGGCTTCGTTTCTGGTGCTTGCCACTCAACAGCAAATACACTTCGTCCAGGACTTCAAGTTATAAAAACTTCTGCTGGAGTAAAAACTGTTTCTTCTTGCTTTATAATGGTAGCTCCAGAAGGCTCAAACAAATATATCCCAGACGGAATCTGTGTTTTTGGAGACTGTGCAATCAACATAGACCCAAGTGCAGAAGAACTTTCTGATATAGCGATTGCAACTGCAGAAACAGCAAAAAAAATTGCAGGTATCAATCCAAAAATTGCAATGCTTTCATTTTCAACAAAAGGCTCTGGAAACGACTCAAAAGGACTCAACACTGTTGGCAAAGTTGTGGAAGCGACAAATCTTGCAAAATCAAAAGCTCCAGAACTCGCTTTGGACGGCGAATTCCAATTTGATGCTGCAATCGCTCCAGAAGTTGGCGAATTAAAAGCCCCTGGTTCTCAAGTTGCAGGACACGCAAATACTTTTATCTTCCCAAATATAAATGCAGGAAACATCGGCTACAAAATTGCCGCTCGCATGGGTGGCTGGAAGGCAATCGGACCTGTTTGTCAGGGCTTTGCAAAACCTCTTAACGATTTAAGCCGTGGCTGCAATGTTGAAGAGATTGTCGACACAGTTGCAGTAACCGCTTTGCAGGCATAA
- the lspA gene encoding signal peptidase II, whose amino-acid sequence MDTENITVEFKSKPTASKKLLPLILMAVVIILDQVTKQLVVKNIPLTYPVTIGAQFFGDFLRIIHVCNPGIAFSIGESWSLVARAILFRFVPIFVIIMVLIVYFRNEDFNQLQRWAIMGIAGGGTGNLIDRFFRKEGVVDFIDVKFYNILGMERWPTFNVADATVVVCGIILVISFLFTVKNSSQKKGIK is encoded by the coding sequence ATGGACACAGAAAATATCACGGTTGAATTTAAAAGCAAACCTACTGCCTCAAAAAAATTACTGCCTTTAATTTTAATGGCTGTTGTTATAATTTTAGATCAAGTTACAAAGCAATTAGTTGTAAAAAATATTCCTTTAACGTATCCAGTTACGATTGGCGCACAATTTTTTGGTGATTTTTTAAGGATAATCCATGTTTGTAACCCTGGAATTGCGTTTAGCATTGGCGAAAGCTGGTCATTAGTTGCAAGAGCAATTCTTTTTCGATTTGTTCCTATTTTTGTAATCATAATGGTTTTAATCGTTTACTTTAGAAATGAAGATTTTAACCAATTACAACGCTGGGCAATAATGGGAATCGCTGGGGGCGGAACCGGAAACCTGATTGACCGCTTTTTTAGAAAAGAAGGCGTTGTCGATTTTATAGATGTGAAGTTTTACAACATATTGGGAATGGAACGATGGCCAACATTCAATGTTGCAGATGCGACGGTTGTTGTTTGTGGAATAATTTTAGTGATTTCGTTCCTTTTTACAGTAAAAAATTCCAGTCAAAAAAAAGGTATAAAATGA
- a CDS encoding HDOD domain-containing protein — MAAQTKVKLDLSKVKMAIRAGIPLSITTYTLPHEMEVYMGSVLKAFLDELNQNQMVEYLTYCLNELVTNSKKANTKRIYFKEKHLDISNPVEYEEGMKSFKAETLNNIKYYLKLQKTAGLYVKLILQTRNNKIKIEVRNNSELTVEEYKRMHDKLSRAQQYTSVDQVLAQILDETEGAGLGLIIMILMLEKIGLTEENFQILCENGETITRIILPLNEKTQKDLSVVSQEFVKIIDELPQFPDTIVRVNALLNDPDSKMSEIAMLISSDVSLTTDLLKLVNSATFALASPCRSIADAVKLVGLRGIKNMLISVGSLNSLKELSGEKKELWTHSYKVAFYAYNLARNFCSSERNVVEDSYVCGLLHDMGKLVFENAHPDFIDKIKGICAKKGIPADIFEKLLAGVNHGEVGALIAEKWNFPEVIVSVIRYHHSPDLAPENTKKLTSLVYLSDMLVHYHSKEVDYYQFEPEVLAMFNITSEQQLQKILDRLEKAFVTESI; from the coding sequence ATGGCGGCACAAACTAAAGTTAAACTTGATTTGTCAAAAGTAAAAATGGCTATCCGTGCAGGAATCCCTCTGTCAATTACTACTTATACGCTTCCTCACGAAATGGAAGTGTACATGGGTTCTGTTTTAAAAGCTTTTTTGGACGAATTAAATCAAAATCAAATGGTTGAATATTTGACTTATTGCCTTAATGAATTGGTTACAAATAGCAAAAAGGCTAATACAAAACGCATATATTTTAAAGAAAAGCATTTAGATATTTCTAATCCAGTTGAATACGAAGAAGGAATGAAAAGTTTTAAAGCAGAAACCTTAAACAATATAAAATACTATTTAAAACTTCAAAAAACTGCTGGACTTTATGTAAAGTTAATTCTTCAAACCCGCAATAATAAAATAAAAATCGAAGTCAGAAATAATTCAGAACTTACAGTAGAAGAATATAAACGAATGCATGATAAATTAAGTCGTGCACAGCAGTATACTTCTGTAGACCAGGTGCTTGCTCAAATTCTTGATGAAACAGAAGGTGCAGGTCTTGGTCTTATAATAATGATTTTGATGCTCGAAAAAATTGGGCTTACAGAAGAAAATTTCCAAATCCTTTGCGAAAATGGAGAAACTATAACTAGGATAATTCTTCCTTTAAATGAAAAAACTCAAAAAGATTTGAGCGTTGTAAGTCAGGAATTTGTAAAAATAATCGACGAACTCCCTCAATTCCCAGATACAATCGTAAGGGTAAATGCGCTTTTAAATGATCCGGATTCAAAGATGAGCGAAATCGCCATGCTTATTTCCAGCGATGTTTCTTTGACTACGGATTTGCTAAAACTCGTAAACTCGGCAACCTTCGCTTTGGCGTCTCCATGCAGGAGCATTGCGGATGCTGTAAAGCTTGTTGGGCTTCGTGGAATAAAAAATATGCTCATTTCTGTTGGTTCTCTCAACAGTTTAAAAGAATTGAGCGGCGAAAAAAAAGAATTGTGGACTCACTCATACAAAGTTGCGTTCTACGCTTACAACCTTGCACGAAATTTTTGTTCTTCAGAGCGGAATGTTGTAGAAGATTCCTATGTATGCGGTTTGCTGCACGATATGGGAAAACTCGTTTTTGAAAATGCGCATCCAGATTTTATAGATAAAATTAAAGGAATTTGTGCAAAAAAAGGAATTCCTGCAGATATATTTGAAAAATTGCTTGCAGGCGTAAACCACGGCGAAGTTGGCGCTTTGATTGCAGAAAAATGGAATTTCCCAGAGGTGATAGTTTCTGTAATAAGGTATCATCATTCTCCAGATCTTGCTCCAGAGAATACAAAAAAGCTTACAAGTTTGGTATACCTTTCTGATATGCTCGTTCATTATCACTCAAAAGAAGTTGACTACTATCAATTTGAACCAGAAGTTTTAGCGATGTTCAACATAACAAGCGAACAGCAATTACAGAAAATCCTTGACCGTTTAGAAAAAGCGTTTGTTACAGAAAGCATATAA